One genomic region from Glaciimonas sp. PAMC28666 encodes:
- the rplC gene encoding 50S ribosomal protein L3 has protein sequence MEKTMSLGLVGRKVGMMRIFTDDGESIPVTVVDVSNNRVTQIKTPETDGYTAVQVAFGQRRASRVNKAAAGHYAKAGVEAGTILREFRIDSAKASELTAGDVIAASLFEAGQKVDVQGTSIGKGYAGVIKRYNFSSGRATHGNSRSHNVPGSIGMAQDPGRVFPGKRMTGHMGDVTVTTQNLEIARVDAERQLLMVKGAVPGAKNGQVVVMPAVKVKAKKGA, from the coding sequence ATGGAGAAAACAATGAGCCTAGGCCTTGTTGGTCGCAAGGTTGGTATGATGCGCATCTTTACGGATGATGGGGAATCAATTCCTGTTACCGTTGTGGACGTATCGAACAACCGTGTGACTCAAATCAAAACGCCTGAAACAGACGGTTATACCGCTGTTCAAGTAGCATTCGGTCAGCGTCGCGCTTCACGCGTGAATAAAGCTGCAGCCGGTCACTATGCCAAAGCTGGCGTAGAAGCTGGTACCATCCTAAGAGAATTCCGTATCGATTCTGCTAAAGCATCTGAATTGACTGCCGGCGACGTTATCGCTGCCAGTTTGTTCGAAGCCGGGCAAAAAGTCGATGTGCAGGGTACTTCAATCGGTAAGGGTTACGCTGGTGTTATCAAGCGTTACAACTTCTCATCCGGTCGTGCTACCCACGGTAACTCCCGTTCACATAATGTTCCGGGTTCCATCGGTATGGCGCAGGATCCAGGTCGTGTTTTCCCTGGTAAGCGTATGACCGGTCACATGGGTGACGTTACTGTAACCACGCAAAATCTTGAAATCGCACGTGTTGACGCTGAGCGCCAACTGTTGATGGTTAAAGGTGCGGTTCCAGGTGCGAAGAACGGTCAAGTTGTCGTGATGCCTGCTGTTAAAGTCAAAGCAAAGAAGGGAGCCTAA
- the rplD gene encoding 50S ribosomal protein L4, producing MELKLLNDQGQAASNVAAPDTIFGRDYNEALIHQVVVAYQANARSGNRKQKDREEVHHTTKKPWRQKGTGRARAGMSSSPLWRGGGRIFPNSPDENFTHKVNKKMYRAGICSILSQLAREGRLSVVENFSVEAPKTKLLSQKLKDMGLDSVLIITDNLEENLLLAARNLPGVLVCEPRHADPVSLVFYKKILITKLALAKIEEMLA from the coding sequence ATGGAACTCAAGCTCCTGAATGACCAAGGACAAGCTGCTTCAAATGTTGCCGCTCCGGATACTATATTCGGTCGTGACTACAATGAGGCGCTAATTCACCAAGTCGTCGTCGCTTATCAGGCTAACGCTCGCAGCGGTAACCGTAAGCAAAAAGATCGTGAAGAAGTTCATCACACAACCAAAAAGCCTTGGCGTCAAAAAGGTACGGGCCGCGCTCGTGCTGGTATGTCGTCATCACCTTTGTGGCGTGGCGGTGGTCGTATTTTCCCGAACTCGCCTGACGAAAATTTCACGCATAAAGTTAACAAGAAGATGTATCGCGCAGGTATCTGCTCGATTCTGTCTCAGTTAGCACGCGAAGGTCGTCTGTCGGTTGTCGAGAACTTCTCGGTAGAAGCACCAAAGACTAAGCTTTTGTCGCAAAAGCTAAAAGATATGGGTCTGGATTCCGTGTTGATCATTACTGACAACCTGGAAGAAAACCTGCTATTAGCGGCGCGTAACCTGCCAGGCGTACTGGTATGTGAGCCACGTCATGCTGATCCAGTTTCTCTGGTGTTCTACAAGAAGATCTTGATCACCAAGTTGGCATTGGCCAAGATTGAGGAGATGCTGGCATGA
- the rplW gene encoding 50S ribosomal protein L23, whose protein sequence is MNALKHSEERLMKVLLAPVISEKATFVAEKNEQVVFRIAPDATKLEVKAAVELLFKVQVESVQVANRIGKQKRSGKSNGRRNHTRRAFVCLKPGQEINFTEEAK, encoded by the coding sequence ATGAACGCATTAAAACATAGCGAAGAGCGCTTGATGAAAGTGCTGCTAGCGCCAGTTATTTCCGAAAAGGCAACGTTTGTTGCGGAAAAAAACGAGCAAGTCGTTTTCCGTATCGCACCAGACGCTACCAAACTGGAAGTGAAGGCTGCTGTCGAATTGCTTTTCAAAGTGCAGGTTGAGTCGGTGCAAGTCGCCAACCGCATTGGTAAGCAAAAGCGCTCCGGCAAATCCAATGGCCGACGTAATCATACTCGTCGTGCATTTGTTTGTTTGAAACCGGGTCAAGAGATCAACTTCACCGAGGAGGCTAAATAA
- the rplB gene encoding 50S ribosomal protein L2, which translates to MALVKVKPTSPGRRGMVKVVNPDLYKGRPFAALIEKKSKTAGRNNNGHITTRHIGGGHKQHYRVIDFKRNKDGIPAKVERIEYDPNRTANIALLCYADGERHYIIAAKGMAVGDQVMNGSQATIKSGNCLPIRNIPVGTIMHCVEMLPGKGAQMARTAGAGVVLMAREGIYAQVRLRSGEVRRVHIECRATVGEVGNAEHSLRKIGKAGAMRWRGVRPTVRGVVMNPVDHPHGGGEGKTAAGRHPVSPWGQQTKGKKTRRNKRTTSMIVSRRGKK; encoded by the coding sequence ATGGCACTCGTTAAAGTTAAACCGACCTCGCCGGGTCGCCGTGGAATGGTTAAGGTCGTTAATCCCGACCTATACAAAGGCCGTCCATTTGCTGCCCTGATCGAAAAGAAATCGAAAACAGCGGGTCGTAACAACAACGGTCATATCACTACCCGTCATATCGGTGGTGGTCATAAGCAGCACTATCGCGTTATTGACTTTAAGCGTAACAAAGATGGTATTCCAGCGAAAGTGGAACGTATCGAATACGATCCAAACCGCACTGCGAATATCGCGTTGTTGTGCTATGCAGATGGTGAGCGTCATTACATCATTGCAGCTAAAGGCATGGCAGTCGGCGACCAGGTAATGAATGGTTCGCAAGCGACGATCAAGTCTGGTAACTGCCTCCCAATCCGTAACATTCCGGTTGGTACCATCATGCATTGCGTTGAAATGCTTCCAGGTAAAGGCGCTCAAATGGCGCGTACTGCTGGTGCTGGCGTTGTGTTGATGGCACGCGAAGGAATCTACGCTCAGGTGCGTTTGCGTTCTGGTGAAGTCCGTCGTGTGCACATTGAATGTCGTGCAACGGTAGGCGAAGTCGGCAATGCAGAACATAGCCTTCGTAAGATTGGTAAAGCGGGTGCGATGCGTTGGCGTGGTGTTCGTCCTACCGTTCGCGGTGTGGTTATGAATCCGGTCGACCATCCTCACGGTGGTGGTGAAGGTAAAACCGCAGCTGGTCGTCATCCAGTTTCGCCATGGGGTCAACAGACAAAAGGGAAGAAGACACGCCGTAACAAGCGTACTACTTCAATGATTGTCTCGCGCCGTGGCAAGAAATAA
- the rpsS gene encoding 30S ribosomal protein S19, translated as MTRSLKKGPFCDAHLVKKVEAAQAIKDKKPIKTWSRRSTIMPDFIGLTIAVHNGKQHVPVYVSENMVGHKLGEFALTRTFKGHAADKKAKR; from the coding sequence ATGACACGTTCATTGAAAAAAGGGCCGTTCTGCGACGCCCATCTGGTGAAAAAAGTCGAGGCTGCTCAGGCAATCAAAGACAAGAAGCCAATTAAGACTTGGTCGCGTCGGTCAACCATCATGCCGGACTTTATCGGTTTGACGATTGCTGTGCATAACGGCAAACAACACGTCCCGGTTTATGTTTCCGAAAATATGGTCGGTCACAAGCTCGGCGAATTCGCTCTGACCCGTACGTTCAAGGGTCATGCCGCCGATAAAAAGGCTAAGAGATAA
- the rplV gene encoding 50S ribosomal protein L22, with the protein MMETKATLRGVRLSAQKGRLVADLIRGKKVDQALHILTFSPKKGAAIIKRVLESAIANAEHNDGADIDELKITTIYVEKGSVLKRFTARAKGRGDRISKQSCHIYVTVGN; encoded by the coding sequence ATGATGGAAACTAAAGCTACCCTCCGCGGTGTGCGTCTGTCGGCCCAAAAGGGCCGTCTGGTCGCCGATCTGATTCGCGGCAAAAAAGTTGATCAAGCTCTTCATATTCTGACGTTTAGTCCGAAGAAGGGTGCAGCTATCATTAAGCGTGTTCTGGAGTCCGCAATTGCGAACGCCGAACATAACGATGGTGCTGATATCGACGAACTGAAAATCACGACGATCTATGTCGAAAAAGGTTCGGTCCTTAAGCGCTTTACAGCGCGTGCTAAAGGCCGTGGTGATCGTATCTCGAAGCAATCCTGTCACATTTACGTGACTGTCGGAAACTAA
- the rpsC gene encoding 30S ribosomal protein S3: MGQKIHPTGFRLAVTRNWSSRWYAGNSNFATMLNEDLKVRAYLKKKLKNASVGRVVIERPAKNARITIYSSRPGVVIGKKGEDIEVLKSALTKLMGVPVHVNIEEIRKPETDAQLIADSIAQQLEKRIMFRRAMKRAMQNAMRLGALGIKIMSAGRLNGIEIARTEWYREGRVPLHTLRADIDYGFGEAETTYGIIGIKVWVYKGDRLPNGETPVVDIPNDDDKKRRGPRRDDGKPSSRPRPKTTTAAGPGAAVARPARAKKPDGAAEGAVVAPAEKAGE; the protein is encoded by the coding sequence ATGGGACAGAAGATTCATCCAACCGGTTTTCGACTTGCAGTAACGCGTAACTGGAGTTCACGTTGGTATGCTGGCAATAGTAATTTTGCCACCATGCTGAACGAAGATCTGAAAGTACGCGCTTACCTCAAGAAAAAACTGAAGAACGCCTCCGTCGGTCGTGTTGTAATTGAGCGTCCTGCAAAGAACGCCCGTATTACAATTTACAGCTCGCGTCCAGGTGTTGTTATCGGTAAAAAAGGCGAGGACATCGAAGTATTGAAGTCAGCGCTGACCAAACTGATGGGTGTGCCGGTTCACGTTAATATCGAAGAAATTCGTAAGCCTGAAACCGATGCACAGCTGATCGCTGATTCGATTGCTCAGCAGCTCGAAAAGCGTATTATGTTCCGCCGCGCGATGAAACGTGCGATGCAGAATGCAATGCGTCTGGGTGCGCTAGGGATCAAAATCATGTCGGCCGGTCGTCTGAATGGTATTGAAATTGCTCGTACTGAATGGTATCGCGAAGGCCGTGTGCCACTGCACACTCTGCGCGCTGACATTGACTACGGTTTTGGCGAAGCTGAAACTACGTACGGCATTATCGGTATCAAAGTCTGGGTTTACAAAGGCGATCGTTTGCCTAACGGTGAAACACCGGTAGTCGACATCCCTAATGACGATGACAAAAAGCGTCGTGGTCCACGTCGTGACGATGGTAAGCCGTCTAGCCGTCCACGTCCTAAAACTACAACCGCAGCGGGTCCGGGTGCAGCAGTTGCGCGCCCAGCCCGTGCCAAAAAGCCGGATGGCGCTGCTGAAGGTGCTGTTGTTGCACCGGCTGAGAAAGCAGGAGAATAA
- the rplP gene encoding 50S ribosomal protein L16, whose amino-acid sequence MLQPARRKFRKEQKGRNKGISHSRGTAVSFGEFGLKAVGRGRITARQIEAARRAMTRHIKRGGRIWIRIFPDKPISQKPAEVRMGNGKGNPEYYVAEIQPGKMLYEMDGVDETLAREAFRLAAAKLPLLTTFVVRQIGQ is encoded by the coding sequence ATGCTGCAACCAGCACGCAGAAAATTTCGTAAAGAGCAAAAAGGCCGCAACAAAGGCATTTCTCATTCGCGCGGCACTGCTGTGTCGTTCGGTGAGTTCGGTCTGAAAGCGGTTGGCCGTGGTCGTATCACGGCTCGTCAGATCGAAGCTGCACGTCGCGCAATGACACGCCACATCAAACGGGGTGGTCGGATCTGGATTCGTATTTTCCCAGACAAGCCAATTTCCCAAAAACCTGCCGAAGTCCGCATGGGTAACGGTAAGGGAAATCCTGAGTACTACGTGGCTGAGATTCAGCCAGGTAAAATGCTATACGAGATGGATGGCGTCGATGAAACACTCGCGCGTGAGGCATTCCGTTTGGCTGCAGCTAAATTGCCGCTATTGACCACGTTCGTCGTGCGTCAAATCGGCCAATAA
- the rpmC gene encoding 50S ribosomal protein L29, with amino-acid sequence MKASELRDKDQAALAKELKELLKAQFSLRMQIGTQQLNNTSQLKKVRRDIARVKTVINLKGAQ; translated from the coding sequence ATGAAAGCATCTGAACTCCGCGACAAAGATCAAGCGGCATTGGCGAAAGAGCTGAAAGAGTTGCTGAAGGCGCAGTTTAGCCTTCGTATGCAAATCGGTACTCAGCAATTGAACAATACGTCGCAATTGAAGAAAGTTCGTCGCGATATCGCACGGGTAAAGACCGTCATCAATCTGAAGGGCGCCCAGTAA
- the rpsQ gene encoding 30S ribosomal protein S17: protein MNDQVKQPLKRTLVGKVVSDKMDKTVTVLIERHVKHPLYGKIIVRTNKYHAHDEANQAKEGDVVEIQEGRPISKTKAWSVTRVVQVGQVL from the coding sequence ATGAACGATCAAGTGAAACAACCGCTGAAGCGCACGCTGGTTGGTAAGGTCGTATCCGATAAAATGGATAAGACAGTTACCGTCCTAATCGAACGCCACGTAAAGCATCCTCTGTATGGCAAAATCATCGTACGTACTAACAAGTACCACGCGCATGATGAAGCCAATCAGGCTAAGGAAGGCGACGTAGTTGAGATCCAGGAAGGCCGCCCTATCTCCAAGACTAAAGCTTGGAGTGTGACGCGTGTTGTACAGGTTGGACAAGTTTTATAA
- the rplN gene encoding 50S ribosomal protein L14, whose product MIQTESRLEVADNTGAREVMCIKVLGGSKRRYASIGDVIKVTVKVAAPRGRVKKGEIYNAVVVRTAKGVRRPDGSLVKFDGNAAVLLNAKLEPIGTRIFGPVTRELRTERFMKIVSLAPEVL is encoded by the coding sequence ATGATTCAAACGGAAAGCCGGCTCGAAGTAGCCGACAACACTGGTGCGCGCGAAGTTATGTGCATCAAGGTTCTGGGTGGTTCCAAGCGTCGTTACGCTAGCATTGGCGATGTTATCAAGGTAACTGTCAAAGTTGCAGCGCCGCGCGGTCGCGTTAAAAAGGGCGAGATCTACAACGCCGTGGTTGTTCGCACTGCTAAAGGTGTGCGCCGCCCCGACGGTTCGTTGGTCAAGTTCGATGGCAACGCAGCTGTGTTGCTTAACGCAAAGCTGGAGCCAATTGGTACGCGTATTTTTGGACCAGTCACTCGTGAATTGCGCACTGAGCGCTTCATGAAGATTGTGTCTCTCGCGCCTGAAGTGCTGTAA
- the rplX gene encoding 50S ribosomal protein L24, whose product MDKIRKSDEIIVLTGKDKGKRGVVKQRVDANFVIVDGINIAKKATKPNPMTGETGGIVDKLMPIHVSNVALFNAATGKADRVGFKDVDGKKVRVFKSSGEVVKV is encoded by the coding sequence ATGGATAAGATTCGGAAAAGTGACGAGATAATCGTCCTGACTGGTAAAGACAAGGGCAAGCGCGGTGTTGTAAAACAACGCGTTGATGCTAACTTCGTTATCGTTGATGGTATTAACATCGCTAAAAAAGCGACTAAGCCAAATCCGATGACGGGTGAAACTGGTGGCATCGTTGATAAGCTGATGCCAATTCATGTGTCAAATGTTGCGTTGTTCAACGCAGCAACTGGCAAGGCAGATCGCGTTGGTTTTAAAGACGTGGACGGTAAGAAAGTTCGCGTTTTCAAGTCCAGCGGCGAAGTTGTTAAGGTTTAA
- the rplE gene encoding 50S ribosomal protein L5, producing MARLQEFYKNKIVADLVAKYAYKSAMEVPRILKITLNMGLSEAIADKKIIEHAVGDLTKIAGQKPVVTKARKAIAGFKIREGYPIGCMVTLRGAHMYEFLDRLVTVALPRVRDFRGVSGRAFDGRGNYNIGVKEQIIFPEIEYDKIDVLRGLNISITTTAKTDDEAKSLLAAFKFPFRN from the coding sequence ATGGCCCGTCTCCAAGAGTTCTATAAAAACAAGATCGTTGCTGATCTTGTGGCGAAATACGCTTACAAATCGGCAATGGAAGTTCCGCGCATTCTGAAGATCACCCTGAACATGGGTTTATCTGAAGCCATTGCGGACAAGAAAATCATTGAGCACGCTGTTGGCGATTTGACCAAGATTGCAGGTCAAAAGCCAGTTGTGACCAAGGCGCGTAAAGCGATTGCGGGTTTTAAAATCCGTGAAGGCTACCCAATTGGTTGCATGGTTACGCTTCGTGGTGCGCATATGTACGAGTTTTTGGATCGCCTGGTTACTGTCGCGCTACCGCGCGTTCGTGACTTCCGTGGTGTATCCGGTCGTGCATTTGACGGTCGTGGAAACTACAATATCGGTGTGAAAGAGCAGATCATTTTCCCCGAAATTGAATACGACAAGATTGATGTACTGCGTGGTCTGAATATCAGTATCACGACGACTGCCAAGACCGACGACGAAGCGAAATCGCTTCTCGCCGCATTTAAATTTCCGTTCAGAAACTGA
- the rpsN gene encoding 30S ribosomal protein S14, with protein sequence MAKLALINREQKRADLVKKFAGKRAELKAIIDDQSKSEEERYEARLKLQALPRNSNPTRQRNRCALTGRPRGTFRKFGLGRIKLREIAMRGEIPGMTKASW encoded by the coding sequence ATGGCAAAACTGGCACTGATTAACCGTGAACAAAAGCGTGCTGACCTGGTAAAGAAATTTGCCGGTAAGCGTGCCGAGTTAAAGGCAATCATTGATGACCAATCGAAGTCGGAAGAAGAGCGCTACGAAGCTCGCTTGAAATTACAAGCGTTGCCACGTAACTCGAATCCGACTCGTCAACGTAATCGTTGCGCCTTGACTGGTCGTCCACGTGGCACTTTCCGCAAGTTCGGTCTGGGCCGTATTAAGCTCCGTGAAATCGCCATGCGTGGTGAGATCCCGGGTATGACTAAAGCTAGCTGGTAA
- the rpsH gene encoding 30S ribosomal protein S8, translated as MSMSDPIADMLTRIRNAQVVQKTAVAMPSSKVKVAIANVLKDEGYIEDFAVAEAGGKAELKIGLKYYAGRPVIERIERVSRPGLRVYKGKDDIPNVMNGLGVAIISTPQGVMTDRKARATGVGGEVICYVA; from the coding sequence ATGAGTATGAGCGATCCTATCGCCGATATGCTGACCCGTATCCGCAATGCGCAAGTAGTACAAAAGACCGCCGTGGCAATGCCATCGTCGAAGGTCAAAGTTGCGATTGCTAACGTCCTCAAGGACGAGGGTTACATCGAAGATTTTGCTGTTGCTGAAGCAGGTGGCAAAGCAGAATTGAAAATCGGTTTGAAGTATTATGCCGGCCGTCCAGTTATCGAGCGCATTGAGCGCGTATCCCGTCCAGGGCTACGTGTCTACAAGGGCAAAGATGACATTCCAAATGTGATGAACGGCTTGGGTGTTGCAATTATTTCGACACCACAAGGTGTCATGACGGACCGCAAAGCGCGCGCAACCGGTGTCGGTGGCGAAGTTATTTGCTACGTCGCCTAA
- the rplF gene encoding 50S ribosomal protein L6 codes for MSRVGKMPIALPAGAEATISAEQIVVKGPLGTLSQSLTGLVTIENNNGTLNFAAANDSREANAMSGTLRALVNNMVTGVTKGFEKKLNLVGVGFRAQAQGDKLNLSLGFSHPVAHQMPEGVKCETPTQTEILIKGIDKQRVGQVAAEVRAYRKPEPYKGKGVRYSDEVVILKETKKK; via the coding sequence ATGTCACGTGTAGGTAAAATGCCGATTGCACTGCCAGCTGGCGCGGAAGCGACCATCTCTGCAGAGCAGATCGTAGTAAAAGGCCCTTTGGGCACATTGTCCCAGTCCCTAACAGGTCTGGTGACTATCGAAAACAACAACGGTACGCTTAATTTCGCAGCCGCGAATGACAGCCGCGAAGCCAATGCGATGTCCGGAACACTACGTGCTCTGGTCAACAACATGGTTACCGGCGTTACCAAAGGGTTCGAAAAGAAGCTGAACCTGGTAGGCGTTGGTTTTCGTGCGCAAGCGCAAGGCGATAAGTTGAATTTGTCGCTCGGTTTCTCGCATCCTGTTGCTCACCAAATGCCAGAAGGCGTAAAGTGTGAAACACCGACGCAAACCGAGATCCTGATCAAGGGAATTGACAAGCAACGTGTTGGCCAGGTTGCTGCTGAAGTTCGTGCTTACCGCAAACCTGAGCCTTATAAAGGCAAGGGCGTTCGTTACTCGGACGAAGTGGTAATCCTCAAAGAAACCAAGAAGAAGTAA
- the rplR gene encoding 50S ribosomal protein L18: protein MDKKQSRLRRSRQTRAKIAELKVTRLAVHRTNLHIYASIIGPDAKVLASASTLEAEVRQELAGQSGKGGNTSAASLVGKRVAEKALKAGVTEVAFDRSGFRYHGRVKVLADAAREAGLKF, encoded by the coding sequence ATGGATAAGAAACAATCACGTCTGCGCCGCTCACGCCAAACGCGTGCCAAGATCGCAGAGTTAAAGGTGACTCGCCTAGCAGTGCATCGTACTAACTTGCACATCTACGCTAGCATCATTGGCCCTGACGCTAAAGTGTTGGCTTCGGCCTCGACACTTGAAGCTGAAGTGCGTCAAGAGTTGGCTGGTCAATCAGGCAAGGGCGGAAACACTTCTGCTGCGTCGCTGGTTGGTAAGCGTGTCGCTGAGAAGGCATTGAAAGCCGGAGTTACCGAAGTTGCGTTTGATCGCTCCGGTTTCCGTTACCATGGCCGCGTCAAGGTGTTGGCAGATGCCGCACGTGAAGCTGGTCTGAAGTTCTAA
- the rpsE gene encoding 30S ribosomal protein S5 produces the protein MAKMQSKMQSDKPDDGMREKMIAVNRVTKVVKGGRIMGFAALAVVGDGDGRIGMGKGKSKEVPVAVQKAMEEARRKMIKVTLKNGTLQHTLTGKHGASSVLMAPAKEGTGVIAGGPMRAIFEVMGVTNVVAKSNGSTNPYNLVRATLNGLAKMNTPSEIAAKRGKSVEDIIG, from the coding sequence ATGGCAAAAATGCAATCGAAAATGCAAAGCGACAAGCCGGATGATGGCATGCGCGAGAAAATGATTGCGGTCAACCGTGTAACCAAAGTGGTTAAGGGTGGTCGTATCATGGGATTCGCAGCATTGGCTGTTGTTGGTGATGGCGATGGCCGTATCGGCATGGGCAAGGGCAAATCGAAAGAAGTGCCAGTTGCAGTGCAGAAGGCTATGGAAGAAGCCCGTCGCAAGATGATCAAAGTAACGTTGAAAAACGGCACTTTGCAGCATACCCTGACCGGCAAGCACGGTGCATCATCAGTTTTGATGGCGCCAGCTAAAGAAGGTACTGGTGTTATTGCTGGTGGTCCAATGCGCGCTATTTTTGAAGTGATGGGTGTGACCAACGTTGTGGCTAAGTCCAACGGTTCCACTAATCCTTACAACTTGGTTCGGGCTACGTTGAACGGTCTGGCAAAAATGAACACTCCATCGGAAATCGCTGCGAAGCGTGGTAAGTCCGTTGAAGACATTATCGGCTAA
- the rpmD gene encoding 50S ribosomal protein L30: protein MTKTLKVQLIKGLIGTRETHRATVRGLGLRRVNSVSELQDTPSVRGMINKVSYLVKVVS from the coding sequence ATGACAAAGACTCTAAAAGTACAATTGATCAAAGGTTTGATCGGTACGCGTGAAACACATCGTGCGACAGTGCGCGGTCTGGGCTTGCGTCGTGTTAATTCGGTCTCCGAATTGCAAGACACCCCATCTGTGCGTGGCATGATCAATAAAGTGTCCTATCTTGTGAAAGTAGTTTCGTAA
- the rplO gene encoding 50S ribosomal protein L15, whose product MELNTIQPADGAKHYKRRVGRGIGSGIGKTAGRGHKGQKSRSGGFHKVGFEGGQMPLQRRLPKRGFKSMATPFKAEVRLSELEQLPVTEIDILVLKQAGVIGELARVVRVILSGELTRKVNLKGLIATKGAKAAIEAVGGTVA is encoded by the coding sequence ATGGAATTGAATACTATCCAACCAGCAGATGGCGCTAAGCACTACAAGCGTCGCGTCGGTCGCGGTATTGGCTCAGGTATCGGTAAAACTGCCGGTCGTGGTCATAAAGGTCAAAAATCTCGTTCGGGCGGTTTTCATAAAGTCGGTTTTGAAGGCGGTCAGATGCCTTTGCAACGTCGCTTGCCTAAGCGTGGTTTTAAATCAATGGCAACGCCGTTCAAAGCAGAAGTTCGCTTATCGGAATTAGAGCAATTGCCTGTTACCGAGATCGATATTTTGGTCTTGAAGCAAGCCGGTGTTATCGGTGAGCTGGCACGCGTGGTACGGGTTATCCTGTCCGGCGAGCTGACAAGAAAAGTAAATTTGAAAGGCTTGATCGCCACTAAAGGCGCTAAAGCTGCGATTGAAGCAGTTGGCGGCACTGTTGCTTAA